The nucleotide window GTTCCACATTTGACTACGATGTGCTCATCAGGAAACAAACACCGGTTATGGTAAGGCAGCGGCGTTAATGTGATTCGCGATCCCCCCTGCCATTGCTTCTTGACAGCGCATTGGGGAGATGGTATATTCCCCCTACACCTAAGGTAACTCCTATCCGAAGGCTAGTTTCGTATCATATTACCTTATCAGGCATTCCCCAGCGAAAGGAGGTATAGATGGGAACCCATAGAGGAAAGATCCTGGATGTCAATTTAAGCACCGGAGCCGTCAAGACCACGAAAATGGAAGAGGATGTGCTGCGAAAATTCATCGGGGGCAGTGGGTTGGCGGCCAAACTGTTTTTTGACCGCGTTCCCCCAGATGTTGAGCCATTGTCCGATAAGAACGTACTCTTTCTGATAGCTGGTCCGCTGTCAGGGACTAACTTTCCCACATCGTCACGCCTTGTGGCAGCCTTCAAATCACCTCAGACCGGCATCTGGGGGCAGGCCTCAGCTGGAGGTAGCTTTGCTGCCGAGATGAAAAAGGCAGGCTACGACGGAATCGCGATATCAGGTGCCTCAAGCAAGCCTGTCTACCTGGTGATTGAGGATGACAAGGTGGAGATCAAAGACGCCGCCGACCTTTGGGGCAAGGACTGTTACGAAACGACCGACATCCTCAAAGAGCGGCACGGGGCGAAGGCGGACATGCTGGAGATTGGTACGGCGGGTGAGAACCTGGTGAAGTTCGCCAGCGTATTGAACGGCAAGTGGGGCTTCATCGGCCGCTGCGGTGGGGGAGCGGTGATGGGCTCCAAGAAGCTGAAGGCGGTCGTCATCCGTGGCACCGGTAAGGTTGAGCCGGCTTTCCCCGAGGAGTATGCCAAAATACGTAAGACCGTTCTGAAAAAGATCAAGGAGAGCGTCCAAACGCAGTTCATTAATTCTGCCGGCACAGCCGTGGCTATAGAGGTTAACGCCTTTACCGGTGTCCTGCCGGTGAAGAACTTCACCGTGGGGGACGGTAGTGCCTTTGGGCCCAAGCTAACTGGCACCGTTATTACTGCACAGTATCTGATCAAGCCACATGCCTGCATAACCTGCCCCATTGCGTGCAAGAGAACTGTCAGGGTAGCAGAGGGACCCTACGCGATAGAGGAAGGGCCCGGACCTCAGTATGAGACAGTCTCTGCACTTGGAAACCTCCTCATGATTGACGACCTGGCCGCGGTACTCAAGATGGGCGAGACGGCTAATAGATACGGCGTGGACACCATTAGCTGCGGCGGTACCATCGCCTTTGCTATGGAGTGCTTTGAGAAAGGCATTATCACCTCTAAGGATCTCGATGGTGGCCAGTTGAGATGGGGAAATCCGGATGATGTTCTGGCAATAATGGAAAAGATCGCCAAACGCCAGGGCTTCGGCGACGTGCTGGCGGAGGGCAGCCGAAGCGCTGCCAAGAAGATCGGCAAGAATGCAGAGGACTATACAGTAGAGATCAAGGGTCTTGAGTTACCTCAGTACGACCCTCGGGGGGCCCACGGACATGGCCTGAGTTTCATGACGTCAAACCGTGGTGCCTGTCACGTCGCATCTACCATAGGCTCGGTCGAAAATAACTGGGTATCCACCTGGTCAGATGTTGGTATAACTAGCGGATATGATCCCAAGGCGGACGAGGGCAAAGGTGAGTTGAACGTTACATGCGAAAGCCTGGACATGTTATCAAATTCATCGACGCTGTGCCGATTCTCGCTCATGGCCATGGCTATTACCGATCTGGCCGAGGCGCTGAAGGCTGCCACCGGCTTTGACTACGACCTCGACGAGATCATGGAATGCGGCGAACGAATCTGGATGCTACAAAGAGGTCTAAACAACCTCATGGGCGTCACGGCTGCGGATGACCGAATGCCCAAGCGAATTCTGACTCCTCACACTGATGGTCTGGCTGCGGGCTCGGTGCCCAACGTAGAACTCATGCTCAAGGATTACTACAAGGCAAGGGGACTGGATGCCAACGGTCGTCCATTGAAGGAGAAGCTAAACAGTTTGGGGCTGTCCGATCTTGCTGCGAAGCTTCATAAGTAGCGGCTTTCTCGCCATGAGAGTGGCCCGTGAGGTGGTTGAGGGTCCTTGCTCCTTCTCCTACAGAGGGAGATGATTCGAAGAGTGAAGAAATTGTGGGCGGGTAATCGGCGTAGCCACGATTTCCCACGGAGGCTATCTTGAAGGCGCTGGTTACTGGTGCTACGGGATATTTGGGGAGCCATATTGTTGAACGCTTGCTAGAGCAGGGACATGAGGTGCGTGCCCTGGCCCGCAAGACATCCGACATACGTCACTTAAAGACCACCGGGGCTGAGATCGTCTTCCACGACATTGAGGATTACGATAGCCTCGTCCCTGCGGTCGACGGGGTGGATGTGGTTTTCCATGCTGCGGCTAGGGTGATGCCGGGATGGGGGGTGTGGGAGGATTTCGAGAATTGCATCGTTAGGGGCACCGAGAATATGCTTAAAGCCAGCGCCGAGGCCAAGGTCTCTCGCTTTTTGTATGTCAGCTCCGTCACCGTGATGGGCAGGGCGGCTTTGGTCGATACCCCTGCAGCCGAGACCGCACCATACGACCTTGAATTCAATCGCGACACCTACTATGACTGGGCCAAGATGAAGGGCGAGCAGTTGGCTATCGACTACCACAAACAGGGCAGGCTCCCGGTCACCGTGGTCCGCCCGGGTATGGTTTATGGGACCCGTTGCCGACTCCTCACCGACCGGGTCTTCCGTTACACCAAAATGCCTATCGGGGTGTGGCCGGGAAGGGAGAATGCCAGAACGGCTCTGGTATACGTAACCGATGTTGCCGATTGTATCATTCTGGCAGCCACTAATGAGAAGGCTGTTGGTCAGGTCTACAACGTCGCCTCCCCAGAGGAGGGTCGGTTTCGAGACCTCATCGCTGCCATGTGCCGGGCCGCGGGCAAACCAGTGCCCCTGCTGACCATTCCCGTAAGTTTGCTCTACGCCACGGCTGGGGTGCTGGAGTTGTGGGCCAGGCTGTGGCGAAACAGGAACCTCCCGTTTCTCACCCGCTCCGATGTGCGGTTTCTCCGCGAGGGGATGCACGTTGATGGCTCCAAAGCCATGAGGGAGCTGGGGTGGGAGCCCAAGGTCTCATTGGAGGAGGGTTGTCGGCACTACGTCCAGTGGCGGCAGGATCAGAAAAGGAAATGATCGACAGGCACCCGGCGGGATGGGGCTTGGTGAAAGTGGAGTCATGGAGTATTCATCTAAAGCGCTCTACGATTCTTACCCCGACGGGGGAAAGAGTGACTTCTTCGCCGCCTATATGTACCTGAAGTATATCGACCACTTTATCCACCATGCGCTCACCTGATGGGGCGCGCCGATGCGATCGAAGGTGTCATGGCATGGCTGGAACGGCGGACGCCAGAGTGGAAACTCAGCGTAAACGACGACTGGCCTGAGTGGCCGAGATAATATAATTGACAGGTGATGGCAAACTAACGTATCTTATGGGTTTGGAAAACTGAATAAAAATATTTAGGAGGTGTTTTTTAATGGTTGGGATAACATCGTATGGTGCCTACATCCCGTGGCACCGGATAGACCGGCAGAATTTCCTTAAAGCCTGGGGGGGCTTTGCCATGCCCGGAGAGAAGGCGGTGGCCAGCTACGATGAGGATAGCCTGACCATGTCTGTAGAGGCAGCCATAGACTGCCTGAGAGACACAGACCCGCATACGGTGGACGGTCTCTTTTTCGCCACTACCACCTCCCCCTACAAGGAGAAGCAGTGCTCGGCCTTGATAGCTATGCCACTGGACATGCGTAAGGATATCCGGACTGCCGATATAACTACCTCGCTGCGCTCGGGTACAACCGCCGTGGGACTGGCTTGTGATACTATTAAAGCCGGTACGGCAAGCAGCATCCTGGTAACCGTGGCTGACAGCCGCATGGCGGCCCCGGGCGGCATGATGGAGCAGGGCCTGGGTGACGGCGCTGCTGCCCTTCTTCTGGGTAAGGATAATGTCATTGCCGAGATTCAGGAGTCCTATTCTATCTCTGATGAGCTGGCGGGGACGTGGCGGTCTGAGAGCGATACCTTCGTGCGCTCGTGGGAAGACCGTATGATACTGGACGAGGGCTATTCCAAGCTTCTCCCCGAGGCCATATCCGGACTGATGAAGAAGTGTGGTCTCTCGCCTGGAGACTTCGCCAAGGCGGTTTTCGATCCCTCCGGCGATGTGAGAAGGCACGGGCGGGCAGCGGCGGCGCTGGGGTTCGACCCCTCTCAGCTCCAGGACCCGCTCAGCGTGTTTATGAATGTGGGTATCACCGGCTGTGCAATGGCCCCGATGATGCTGGTAAGTGCTCTGGAAGAGGCTAAGCCTGGAGATAAGATACTCTTTGCCGGCTATGGAAACGGTGTAGACGCATTCCTCCTGGAGGTAACCGATGCCATAGAGAAGCTTGGGGAGCGCCGCGGGATGAAAAGCCATTTGGAGTCTAAGCACATGCTGGAAAACTATAACGACTATCTGCGCTGGCGCGAGCTGGTTCCTCTGGAGATGGCGAGGAGGCCCGAAAAGCAGCACATCCGCTTATCGGCCATATGGCGGGAGAGGAGGGTGCTGCTGGGACTCTGGGGCGTCAAGTGCAGGCGCTGCGGCACCCCGCAGTATGACAACGGTGCCATGAGCACGTCACCCATCCGCGTGTGTGCCGAGTGCCAGGCTCAGGATGATTTTGAGGACTATAACTTTGCCGGGAGGAAAGCCAAGGTCTTCAGCTTCACCCATGATCAACTGGCCCAGGTCGCCGATCCCCCCGCATCAGTTGTGCTGATCGACTTTGAGGGCGGTGGTAGGGCTTTCTTCGATCTCACCGACCGGGACCCGGACAAGATTGAGGTGGGGATGGAGGTGGAGATGACCTTCAGGAAGATGCAATTCGATCGGGGTATCACCAACTATTTCTGGAAGGCCAGGCCGATAAGGTGTTAAAGGAGGTAAGAGATGTCAGGGAGCATTAAAGACAAAGTCGCCATTGTAGGTATGGGCTGCACCAGGTTTGGTGAGCTATGGGATAAAGGCCCCGGCGACCTGATTGTGGATGCGGTGAGCGAGGCCTACGCCGATGCCGGCGTTGAGGCTAAAGATATCGAGGCTGTGTGGGTGGGTAACCTTTTCAGTGGAATGGGGGGTCGCTCCGTCAGCGAGCCGTTGAAGCTGCAGTACATTCCTGTTACCCGGGTAGAGAATGCCTGCGCCTCTGGCCACGAGGCGATAAGGGGTGCCTCCTATGCTGTAGCCGCCGGTGTTTACGACGTTTGCATGGCGGTGGGTTTCGAGAAGCTGAAAGATGCGGGTATAAGCGGCCTGCCGGGAATGGAGAATCACACCAACACCCACTATCAGTCGAGCCCGCCCGGGATGTTCGCCATTATGGCTACCACGTACTTTAACCGCTATGGTTTGAGCCCCGAAGAGGGTAAGACCATGCTGGCCAAAATCTCGATTAAGAGCCAC belongs to Dehalococcoidia bacterium and includes:
- a CDS encoding aldehyde ferredoxin oxidoreductase family protein; the protein is MGTHRGKILDVNLSTGAVKTTKMEEDVLRKFIGGSGLAAKLFFDRVPPDVEPLSDKNVLFLIAGPLSGTNFPTSSRLVAAFKSPQTGIWGQASAGGSFAAEMKKAGYDGIAISGASSKPVYLVIEDDKVEIKDAADLWGKDCYETTDILKERHGAKADMLEIGTAGENLVKFASVLNGKWGFIGRCGGGAVMGSKKLKAVVIRGTGKVEPAFPEEYAKIRKTVLKKIKESVQTQFINSAGTAVAIEVNAFTGVLPVKNFTVGDGSAFGPKLTGTVITAQYLIKPHACITCPIACKRTVRVAEGPYAIEEGPGPQYETVSALGNLLMIDDLAAVLKMGETANRYGVDTISCGGTIAFAMECFEKGIITSKDLDGGQLRWGNPDDVLAIMEKIAKRQGFGDVLAEGSRSAAKKIGKNAEDYTVEIKGLELPQYDPRGAHGHGLSFMTSNRGACHVASTIGSVENNWVSTWSDVGITSGYDPKADEGKGELNVTCESLDMLSNSSTLCRFSLMAMAITDLAEALKAATGFDYDLDEIMECGERIWMLQRGLNNLMGVTAADDRMPKRILTPHTDGLAAGSVPNVELMLKDYYKARGLDANGRPLKEKLNSLGLSDLAAKLHK
- a CDS encoding NAD-dependent epimerase/dehydratase family protein, yielding MKALVTGATGYLGSHIVERLLEQGHEVRALARKTSDIRHLKTTGAEIVFHDIEDYDSLVPAVDGVDVVFHAAARVMPGWGVWEDFENCIVRGTENMLKASAEAKVSRFLYVSSVTVMGRAALVDTPAAETAPYDLEFNRDTYYDWAKMKGEQLAIDYHKQGRLPVTVVRPGMVYGTRCRLLTDRVFRYTKMPIGVWPGRENARTALVYVTDVADCIILAATNEKAVGQVYNVASPEEGRFRDLIAAMCRAAGKPVPLLTIPVSLLYATAGVLELWARLWRNRNLPFLTRSDVRFLREGMHVDGSKAMRELGWEPKVSLEEGCRHYVQWRQDQKRK
- a CDS encoding OB-fold domain-containing protein; the encoded protein is MVGITSYGAYIPWHRIDRQNFLKAWGGFAMPGEKAVASYDEDSLTMSVEAAIDCLRDTDPHTVDGLFFATTTSPYKEKQCSALIAMPLDMRKDIRTADITTSLRSGTTAVGLACDTIKAGTASSILVTVADSRMAAPGGMMEQGLGDGAAALLLGKDNVIAEIQESYSISDELAGTWRSESDTFVRSWEDRMILDEGYSKLLPEAISGLMKKCGLSPGDFAKAVFDPSGDVRRHGRAAAALGFDPSQLQDPLSVFMNVGITGCAMAPMMLVSALEEAKPGDKILFAGYGNGVDAFLLEVTDAIEKLGERRGMKSHLESKHMLENYNDYLRWRELVPLEMARRPEKQHIRLSAIWRERRVLLGLWGVKCRRCGTPQYDNGAMSTSPIRVCAECQAQDDFEDYNFAGRKAKVFSFTHDQLAQVADPPASVVLIDFEGGGRAFFDLTDRDPDKIEVGMEVEMTFRKMQFDRGITNYFWKARPIRC